A genomic region of Leptolyngbya sp. NIES-2104 contains the following coding sequences:
- a CDS encoding sterol desaturase family protein, producing MQHSFWYYSFVFFGLMLAGYFLVVGSLYWLLYSALEQMLETRKLHRLPPTQQGIRRDIELTIVSVIVFALSAAIILFLFNTGTTLIYVDLEPGQVWYGAVSFAAVILLQDAYFYFTHRALHHPRLFKRLHHGHHQSGDPTPWTSFAFDLLDAIVQAIFLVGVVFIIPLHLITLVAVLMTMTIASLVHHLGFEPLPASSSYHWLRKWVIDSTHHAIHHRKYKVHYGLYFTFWDRWLGTQDPNYEYQIRSTHIQSSLNNQSRQTYSHDGF from the coding sequence ATGCAGCACTCATTTTGGTACTATAGCTTCGTCTTTTTCGGGCTGATGCTGGCTGGCTACTTTCTTGTCGTGGGAAGCCTTTACTGGCTCTTGTACTCCGCTTTAGAACAAATGCTGGAAACTCGCAAATTACATCGATTGCCACCCACACAGCAAGGCATTCGCAGAGACATTGAACTAACCATTGTCTCGGTTATCGTTTTTGCACTCTCAGCAGCAATCATTCTATTTCTGTTTAATACAGGCACAACGCTAATCTATGTTGACCTCGAACCAGGTCAGGTCTGGTACGGGGCAGTTAGTTTTGCTGCTGTCATCCTGCTTCAGGACGCATATTTCTACTTTACTCACCGAGCGCTGCACCATCCCCGACTGTTTAAAAGGTTGCACCACGGGCATCATCAATCTGGCGATCCAACCCCGTGGACTTCCTTTGCCTTTGATTTACTAGACGCGATCGTTCAGGCAATCTTTCTGGTGGGTGTTGTTTTCATCATTCCACTGCATTTGATAACGCTAGTTGCCGTACTTATGACCATGACGATCGCCTCTCTAGTTCATCATCTAGGATTCGAGCCGCTCCCTGCTTCATCTTCTTACCACTGGTTAAGAAAATGGGTGATTGATTCAACCCATCACGCCATTCATCATCGCAAGTACAAAGTTCATTATGGGCTGTACTTCACGTTTTGGGATCGATGGCTCGGCACTCAAGATCCGAATTATGAGTATCAGATTCGCTCTACTCATATTCAATCGTCTCTGAATAATCAGTCACGACAGACCTATTCGCACGATGGATTCTAG
- a CDS encoding SagB family peptide dehydrogenase, whose protein sequence is MSQQFLLSFKKDVSFAEPEETKDFVLRAPNRSMTFKQVQPGFKIALQALASGGATLAELSQIVQNDDGDFPALIYAYLQKFSSLGWLCRSVVAEGKVIAIAIPLTSDCQFPDIEVAVDSVYRLSQFAYCHQVEGQLLLESPLSSMQVRLMDWKGAALLSQLARSCSCRELMNTVPGISIELAKQFINLLLSTQMLDQVCKSTIQEQANLSLAQWESHDLLSYARSREARHSNAFEGTYRFLNQIEPHMSEKTIELYKPDLRTLAMTETSFTQVLEVRKSIQQYGNPLSAQQLGEFLYRTARVKDVFQTEHGEVSYHPYPNEGALYELELYSIVNRCDGIPSGFYHYEPLSHQLWWISDKTEPVEALLSDAWQSMRRQGMSQVPQVLIVIAARFQRLAWKYEPMAYALMLKHVGVLHQTMYLTATAMNLASCGLGGGNSDSFTKAAGCDYDAETPVGEFALGSQPNF, encoded by the coding sequence ATGTCACAGCAGTTTCTCCTATCTTTCAAAAAAGACGTTTCTTTTGCAGAACCAGAAGAAACAAAGGACTTTGTTCTTCGGGCACCAAATCGCTCTATGACATTTAAGCAGGTGCAGCCAGGATTTAAGATAGCACTTCAGGCACTAGCTTCAGGTGGTGCTACTTTAGCAGAACTGAGTCAGATAGTGCAGAACGATGACGGAGATTTTCCTGCACTAATCTATGCTTATCTACAAAAATTTTCTAGCTTGGGCTGGCTTTGTCGTTCAGTTGTAGCAGAAGGGAAAGTTATTGCGATCGCCATACCCCTAACTTCAGATTGTCAATTTCCTGACATCGAGGTAGCTGTTGATTCAGTGTATAGGCTCTCTCAATTTGCGTATTGCCACCAAGTTGAAGGGCAACTGCTGCTAGAGTCGCCTTTATCCTCTATGCAAGTACGATTGATGGATTGGAAAGGTGCGGCTTTACTGAGTCAACTTGCTAGATCTTGCAGTTGTAGAGAATTAATGAATACAGTGCCGGGAATTTCAATAGAGCTAGCCAAACAGTTTATTAATCTACTTCTTAGTACACAGATGCTCGATCAAGTCTGTAAAAGTACAATTCAAGAACAAGCGAATCTCTCACTCGCTCAGTGGGAATCTCATGATCTTCTATCTTATGCTCGTAGCCGAGAAGCAAGACACAGCAATGCTTTTGAAGGCACATACCGTTTTCTGAACCAGATCGAACCGCACATGTCAGAGAAGACGATCGAGCTGTATAAACCTGACTTGAGAACGCTCGCAATGACAGAGACCTCATTTACGCAGGTCTTAGAGGTAAGAAAGTCAATTCAGCAATATGGCAATCCGCTCTCAGCTCAACAGCTTGGAGAATTTCTTTACCGCACTGCTCGCGTCAAAGATGTGTTTCAAACCGAGCATGGGGAGGTTTCCTACCATCCCTACCCTAACGAAGGGGCGCTTTATGAATTGGAGCTTTATTCTATCGTTAACCGTTGTGACGGCATTCCTTCTGGCTTTTATCACTATGAACCTCTCTCCCATCAACTGTGGTGGATTTCTGACAAAACAGAACCTGTAGAAGCACTGCTGAGCGATGCTTGGCAATCGATGAGACGACAAGGTATGTCTCAAGTGCCTCAAGTTCTGATTGTGATTGCCGCTCGATTTCAGCGGCTAGCCTGGAAGTATGAACCCATGGCTTATGCACTGATGCTCAAGCATGTTGGAGTTTTGCACCAAACAATGTACCTAACAGCAACTGCGATGAATTTAGCTTCTTGTGGTCTTGGAGGCGGCAATTCCGATTCCTTTACCAAGGCAGCAGGATGTGACTACGATGCTGAAACTCCTGTAGGAGAGTTTGCTTTAGGTAGTCAGCCAAATTTTTGA
- a CDS encoding MBL fold metallo-hydrolase yields the protein MLLEEVGVTLRYCLETHLHADHITGTDRLCRLTGYRSVVPHNARVRGADYQMRDGEILKLGDTQIQALSATPKEPQHPVIPIVITLI from the coding sequence ATGCTCTTGGAAGAAGTCGGCGTTACCCTGCGCTATTGCCTTGAAACACATCTTCATGCGGATCATATTACGGGAACTGACCGATTGTGCCGCTTAACGGGATATCGCAGCGTTGTGCCCCATAATGCGCGAGTTCGCGGTGCAGACTATCAAATGCGCGATGGTGAAATTTTGAAACTGGGGGATACTCAGATTCAAGCGCTTAGCGCAACTCCGAAGGAACCGCAACACCCGGTCATACCAATAGTCATCACGCTTATTTGA
- a CDS encoding RidA family protein yields MSKRLINPEELYDGAAFGMSQATVETELGLVFVSGQVDWNHQYETTEDSIGGQARKALDNLKIALTAAGSSVEQLLQVRVYIRGEVGEHLETLAPILSGFLGDSRPSVTGIGVASLASPSLLIEVEAVASVRQVVG; encoded by the coding sequence ATGAGCAAAAGATTAATCAATCCAGAAGAACTGTACGATGGTGCCGCGTTTGGCATGTCTCAGGCGACTGTTGAGACGGAATTGGGGCTAGTTTTCGTGTCGGGTCAGGTCGATTGGAATCATCAATATGAGACCACGGAGGACTCGATCGGAGGACAAGCAAGAAAGGCGCTTGACAATCTTAAAATTGCTCTGACAGCCGCTGGTTCATCAGTCGAACAGCTATTGCAAGTTCGCGTGTACATCCGAGGTGAAGTTGGAGAGCATTTGGAAACTCTTGCTCCTATTCTTTCTGGCTTTTTAGGCGACTCTCGTCCATCTGTAACGGGTATCGGCGTAGCTTCCCTCGCATCACCATCATTGCTTATTGAAGTTGAGGCAGTTGCTAGTGTTAGACAGGTGGTAGGATAG
- a CDS encoding TetR/AcrR family transcriptional regulator encodes METRKSKGVQGRPRAFDIDIALEQALLLFWRKGYLGTSLTDLTEAMGINRPSLYAAFGNKETLFRKALDRYRDQHTAYYQDALEEPTARRVIERTMQGVVDLVTNPSNPSSCLITHSLLACADPDDPLHRELAERRAAGEIAIRDRFERAVSEGDLPPDVDPATLARFVLTVNAGLSVQAAGGASRAELLQVVQMALQACPILD; translated from the coding sequence ATGGAAACAAGAAAGTCTAAGGGTGTGCAGGGTCGTCCTCGCGCTTTCGATATCGACATCGCTTTAGAGCAGGCTTTGCTGCTGTTCTGGCGCAAGGGCTATTTGGGGACATCGCTCACCGATCTGACTGAGGCGATGGGCATTAACCGTCCGAGCCTTTACGCCGCCTTTGGCAACAAGGAAACTTTATTCCGTAAGGCACTCGATCGCTATCGCGATCAGCACACGGCGTACTATCAGGATGCTCTTGAGGAACCCACTGCCCGGAGAGTGATCGAGCGGACAATGCAGGGCGTTGTGGATTTAGTCACCAATCCGAGCAATCCGTCCAGTTGTCTGATTACACACAGTCTGCTCGCTTGTGCAGATCCAGACGATCCGCTCCATCGGGAATTGGCAGAACGCCGAGCGGCAGGCGAGATTGCTATCCGCGATCGCTTTGAGCGGGCAGTATCTGAGGGGGACTTGCCGCCTGATGTTGACCCTGCTACCCTTGCCCGCTTTGTGCTTACGGTTAACGCTGGACTGTCTGTGCAAGCAGCAGGTGGAGCCAGTCGTGCAGAACTCCTACAAGTTGTGCAGATGGCATTGCAAGCCTGCCCAATATTAGATTAG
- a CDS encoding hybrid sensor histidine kinase/response regulator — protein MKAFSDRAAKFTKRLSLHPVLVVPFVLQISLAVGLTGWLSVRNGQQAVNDVASQLRGEITARIEQYLETYVTTPHQINRVNADAIRLNELNLQDFSQLERHFLNQIQIFESVRAIYVGTEQDGSHIGAERGDDGTLQVKVSGDETGHEVRFYAVDRNLNRTKLLKAKPNFNARIRPWYKTAVQKGKANWGEIYKLFAAPNYVLNASLPIYDDRQTLVGVAAVDFSLERISKFLKSMKIGRSGETFIIERQTGLLVANSANQQPYVVENPTAPKISQKSNRVKAIDSSDPRTRLTTQHLLQRFGGLTQIVDRQQLDFEANGQRQFLQVAPLRTEQGLDWLIVVVVPEADFMDQIQANTRTTILLCIAAFGLATLLGIFTARWITKPILRLGSAAKAISQGNLDQTVSINSTTELNQLGQSFNQMAAQLRESFSKLERTNEELEERVAQRTTELGIKNAQLERAKEAADAANLAKSQFLSNMSHELRTPLNVILGFTQLLARHQAISPSSETGLSPRQQQYLNTINRSGEDLLALINDVLEMSKIEAGRITLNESTVDLFSLLDRSEQMFQLKAQLKGLRLTLERSNKVPRYIHTDESKLRQVLLNLIGNAIKFTQSGGVILRVSTANDADLRLIFSVEDTGPGISPSDRDRLFKPFVQTEAGLKSQQGTGLGLPISQKFVQMMGGELTVKSEFGKGSVFTFDIQTRAVKPETVPMQLPPREVIGLEPGQRTYRILVAEDKAENRQFLLELLTPIGFDVRSTNDGQAAIDLLKSWMPDLIWMDMRMPVLNGYEATRQIKAAYHPAPIVIALTGSAFEEDRVTALSAGCDDFVRKPVRADVIFDKMAEYLGVRYCYAAKPSNQAEMVLSSVEKRTADLNVSELSEMSIDWITELHEAATRVNAKQVLDLIQQIPDSYASLSETLCNLVNNYCFEEIVRVTQPDPRENQEISSI, from the coding sequence ATGAAAGCTTTCTCCGATCGAGCTGCAAAATTTACAAAACGTTTATCTTTACATCCGGTGTTAGTTGTTCCGTTTGTTCTGCAAATTTCTTTAGCAGTCGGACTGACCGGATGGCTTTCTGTTCGGAATGGTCAACAAGCCGTCAATGATGTTGCTAGCCAGCTTCGAGGTGAGATTACTGCTCGCATTGAGCAATACTTGGAAACTTATGTCACGACCCCTCACCAAATCAATCGTGTCAACGCAGACGCAATTCGCCTCAATGAGCTAAATCTGCAAGACTTTTCTCAGTTAGAACGACATTTCTTGAACCAAATTCAGATCTTTGAGTCGGTCAGAGCAATCTATGTCGGAACTGAGCAGGACGGCTCACACATTGGAGCAGAGCGGGGAGATGATGGCACGCTTCAGGTAAAAGTTTCGGGAGATGAAACCGGGCACGAAGTTCGGTTTTATGCCGTTGACCGAAATCTCAACCGTACCAAGCTCTTAAAAGCGAAACCTAACTTTAATGCTCGAATTCGACCTTGGTACAAGACGGCTGTTCAGAAAGGTAAAGCAAACTGGGGCGAAATTTACAAACTGTTCGCGGCTCCGAACTATGTGCTAAATGCCAGCTTACCGATTTATGACGATCGACAAACGCTCGTCGGTGTCGCTGCTGTTGATTTCTCCTTGGAGCGCATTAGCAAGTTTCTCAAAAGCATGAAAATTGGGCGATCAGGTGAAACCTTTATTATTGAACGTCAGACTGGATTACTTGTAGCAAATTCTGCCAATCAGCAGCCGTATGTCGTTGAAAATCCAACTGCACCAAAAATTAGCCAGAAATCGAATCGAGTCAAGGCAATTGATAGTTCAGATCCCCGAACGCGACTCACCACACAGCATCTATTACAGCGTTTTGGCGGTTTAACTCAAATTGTCGATCGACAACAACTCGATTTTGAAGCGAACGGTCAACGCCAATTTTTACAAGTCGCGCCGCTTAGAACCGAACAAGGCTTAGATTGGCTGATTGTGGTAGTCGTTCCTGAAGCGGACTTTATGGACCAAATCCAAGCCAACACTCGCACTACAATTTTGCTTTGCATTGCAGCCTTTGGACTAGCAACGCTTTTAGGCATTTTCACAGCACGCTGGATTACTAAACCGATTCTGCGATTAGGCAGTGCTGCAAAAGCGATTTCTCAAGGCAACTTAGATCAAACGGTTTCGATCAATAGCACGACTGAATTAAATCAGTTGGGACAGTCGTTCAATCAAATGGCGGCGCAGTTGCGCGAATCGTTTTCTAAGCTAGAGCGCACCAATGAAGAACTCGAAGAGCGGGTGGCTCAACGGACAACAGAACTGGGGATCAAGAATGCTCAATTAGAGCGAGCCAAAGAAGCCGCTGATGCTGCGAACCTTGCCAAGAGCCAATTTCTCTCAAACATGAGCCATGAACTCCGCACGCCGCTCAATGTGATTCTCGGCTTTACTCAGTTGCTCGCTCGTCATCAAGCGATTTCACCTAGTTCTGAAACCGGACTCAGCCCCCGTCAGCAACAGTATCTTAATACCATCAACCGCAGCGGTGAAGATTTACTAGCGCTGATTAACGATGTCTTAGAGATGTCCAAAATTGAAGCAGGTCGAATCACACTGAATGAATCAACTGTCGATCTCTTTAGTTTGCTCGATCGATCTGAGCAAATGTTTCAACTCAAAGCGCAGTTGAAAGGATTGCGATTGACGCTGGAGCGATCGAACAAAGTCCCTCGATACATTCACACCGACGAAAGTAAGCTGCGCCAAGTTCTGTTAAATCTTATCGGGAATGCGATTAAGTTCACTCAATCCGGCGGTGTGATCCTGCGGGTCAGCACAGCAAATGATGCTGATTTGCGTCTGATATTCAGTGTTGAAGATACTGGACCAGGTATTTCTCCAAGCGATCGAGATCGCTTGTTTAAGCCATTTGTGCAAACCGAAGCTGGACTTAAATCTCAGCAAGGAACAGGACTCGGCTTACCCATCAGTCAGAAATTTGTGCAAATGATGGGCGGAGAGCTAACCGTTAAAAGCGAATTCGGCAAAGGATCTGTTTTTACTTTCGACATTCAAACTCGTGCAGTTAAACCCGAAACTGTGCCGATGCAACTCCCACCACGCGAAGTGATTGGCTTAGAACCGGGACAGCGCACTTATCGAATCCTAGTTGCTGAAGACAAAGCAGAAAATCGGCAATTCTTACTAGAATTGCTCACACCGATCGGGTTTGATGTGCGATCGACGAACGATGGACAAGCCGCGATCGACCTGCTCAAAAGCTGGATGCCTGACTTGATTTGGATGGATATGCGAATGCCTGTTCTGAACGGGTACGAAGCGACTCGACAAATCAAAGCTGCGTATCATCCAGCCCCGATCGTCATTGCTCTCACTGGAAGTGCCTTCGAGGAAGACCGGGTTACGGCTCTGTCTGCTGGCTGTGATGACTTTGTGCGGAAACCTGTACGTGCGGATGTGATTTTTGATAAGATGGCTGAGTATTTAGGGGTGCGCTATTGTTACGCAGCAAAACCGAGCAATCAAGCTGAAATGGTGTTATCTTCGGTTGAAAAACGGACTGCTGATTTGAACGTGTCAGAACTATCGGAAATGTCGATCGACTGGATCACTGAACTACACGAAGCTGCAACGCGGGTTAATGCAAAACAAGTTCTCGATCTAATTCAGCAGATTCCTGACTCTTACGCTTCGTTATCAGAAACACTGTGCAATCTTGTCAACAACTACTGCTTCGAGGAAATTGTCAGAGTGACACAACCCGATCCACGTGAGAACCAAGAAATCTCTAGCATTTGA
- a CDS encoding S-layer family protein, producing the protein MIPRSWFSPCWKISSYIVLVVIFLLEASESSTAQVVPDNTLGNESSIVTPNIRIRGVESARIDGGAVRGANLFHSFEQFNVGVQRGVYFANPVGIDNILSRVTGANSSEILGRLGVLGDANLFLINPKGIVFGPASSLDVQGSFLATTANAVRLGDTGLFSASQPATSNLLSVRPSAFWFNAVAAQPIVNRSFGASQSESQAPSLTGQPNSNEGISGLQVRSGQTLALVGGDVLLEGGNLTAAQGRIELGSVTGVGQVNFAQSGNSFVLGYDAISAFGNVGLSNGAFVNANGAGGGDVQIRGERLEMTQGSKISAGTLGTGNGGGIRIRARDVFLSQGSSIDTNVAATGTGGDIKIDTNRLLVQGGALIQANILGAGKGGSLQIIATDSIEVRGVSANGRVPSGLFAQSEGRGDAGELRIDTQRLRVQDGAQVATSNFGQGKGGSLQITAADSVELMGATDNNRFASGVFAVSQGSGDAGNVRINTGRLRVSDGAQILVDTLRAGSGGSLQITAANSVEVMNTSTNGRIRSVLSARSGGNGDAGNIRIDTQRLRVQGGAQIGAGTFGAGKGGSLQITAADSIEVSGTTADGQGVSGLFTQSQGRGNAGDLTIDTGRLRVQGGAVVSASTFGSGKGGRLLIRATDSVELSGATANTSGGLFTVSNGSGNAGDVLQIDTGRLRVQDGAVISSRSIGSGKAGNIDITVRETLDANNGTIQTNTSRSAGGAITIEANAIRLLNNSDIISNVASGESGGGNIALKAGSILAFDDSDILAFSQDGRGGNITLDTRAFFGQNYRPAPRGTDASTLNGNTRVDVNATGTIASGTIVLPDTSFIQNSLTELPENQIDTNTLLANSCIVRRNQPTQGSFTITGAGGLPQRPGDTQMSNFPIVSVETPPDTEPTSNRVWQKGDAIVEPQGVYRLPNGKLVLSRNCF; encoded by the coding sequence ATGATTCCTAGAAGTTGGTTTAGTCCATGCTGGAAGATTAGCAGCTATATCGTTTTAGTTGTGATTTTTTTACTTGAAGCCAGTGAAAGCAGTACGGCTCAGGTGGTGCCAGATAACACACTGGGGAACGAAAGCTCTATTGTCACACCCAATATCCGCATTCGAGGGGTGGAGAGCGCTCGCATTGACGGTGGCGCAGTTCGAGGCGCAAACTTATTTCATAGCTTTGAGCAATTTAATGTTGGCGTGCAACGAGGCGTTTATTTCGCGAATCCGGTCGGAATAGACAACATTCTCTCGCGAGTGACAGGAGCCAATTCTTCAGAAATTTTGGGACGCTTGGGAGTTCTGGGCGATGCCAACTTGTTTTTGATTAATCCTAAAGGCATTGTCTTTGGACCTGCCTCCAGCCTCGATGTGCAAGGGTCATTTTTAGCAACCACAGCAAATGCAGTTCGATTAGGCGATACAGGACTGTTCAGTGCTTCCCAACCCGCTACCAGTAATTTGCTTAGCGTTCGTCCCTCTGCGTTCTGGTTTAATGCGGTTGCGGCTCAACCGATCGTGAATCGATCCTTCGGAGCTTCGCAAAGCGAATCGCAAGCACCGAGCCTGACGGGTCAGCCTAATTCAAATGAAGGTATTTCAGGACTTCAGGTGCGATCGGGTCAAACTCTAGCGCTAGTGGGTGGGGATGTGCTGCTAGAGGGGGGGAACCTAACCGCAGCACAGGGACGTATTGAACTCGGTAGTGTAACAGGTGTGGGGCAAGTCAATTTCGCTCAGAGTGGAAACAGCTTTGTGCTAGGGTATGACGCGATCAGTGCATTCGGTAATGTCGGGCTATCTAATGGGGCGTTTGTAAATGCCAATGGAGCAGGAGGGGGGGACGTTCAAATTCGGGGTGAACGGTTGGAGATGACACAAGGCTCGAAAATTTCCGCTGGTACTTTGGGGACAGGAAATGGCGGAGGGATACGGATTCGCGCAAGAGACGTATTTCTGAGTCAAGGTTCGTCGATCGATACAAATGTGGCTGCCACAGGAACGGGAGGAGACATTAAGATTGACACGAACCGCTTGCTGGTGCAGGGTGGAGCGTTGATACAAGCGAATATTTTGGGGGCAGGCAAGGGAGGCAGCTTGCAGATTATCGCTACTGATTCGATCGAAGTGAGGGGAGTCTCAGCCAATGGTCGGGTTCCCAGTGGCTTGTTTGCTCAGAGTGAGGGGAGGGGAGATGCAGGAGAGTTAAGGATTGACACGCAGCGCTTGCGGGTGCAGGATGGCGCACAAGTTGCAACTAGTAATTTCGGTCAGGGTAAGGGTGGTAGTTTACAAATAACGGCTGCCGACTCGGTTGAGTTAATGGGTGCTACAGACAATAATCGGTTTGCCAGTGGCGTGTTTGCTGTGAGTCAAGGAAGTGGAGATGCGGGAAATGTGAGGATTAACACAGGGCGGTTGCGGGTGAGTGATGGGGCGCAGATATTAGTCGATACTTTAAGAGCGGGTTCAGGGGGCAGCTTACAGATTACGGCTGCTAATTCGGTCGAGGTGATGAACACTTCAACCAATGGTCGGATTCGCAGTGTCTTGTCTGCTAGGAGTGGTGGAAATGGAGATGCAGGGAACATAAGAATTGACACGCAGCGTTTGCGGGTACAAGGTGGAGCACAGATAGGAGCAGGGACTTTTGGTGCAGGAAAGGGTGGCAGTTTGCAGATTACGGCTGCTGACTCGATCGAGGTGAGTGGAACTACAGCCGATGGTCAGGGTGTTAGTGGCTTATTTACTCAGAGTCAAGGCAGAGGGAATGCAGGGGATTTGACGATCGACACAGGACGATTGCGGGTGCAGGGTGGAGCAGTGGTCTCAGCCAGTACTTTCGGTTCAGGTAAGGGCGGCAGATTGCTGATTAGAGCAACGGATTCGGTTGAGTTGTCTGGTGCCACAGCTAATACTTCTGGTGGCTTGTTTACGGTCAGTAATGGCAGCGGGAATGCAGGGGATGTTTTGCAGATTGATACCGGACGACTGCGGGTGCAGGATGGAGCAGTCATCTCTAGCCGCAGCATTGGATCAGGAAAAGCAGGCAATATTGATATTACCGTTCGAGAGACGCTGGACGCGAACAATGGCACAATTCAAACCAACACAAGTCGCTCTGCTGGAGGTGCGATTACGATCGAAGCGAATGCGATTCGTCTGCTAAATAATTCTGACATCATCAGTAATGTTGCTTCTGGTGAAAGCGGCGGTGGCAATATTGCTCTGAAAGCTGGCTCTATTCTGGCATTTGACGATAGTGATATTCTGGCGTTTTCGCAGGATGGTAGGGGCGGAAACATTACTCTCGACACGAGAGCCTTCTTTGGTCAAAACTACCGTCCTGCACCTCGTGGGACAGACGCTAGCACACTAAATGGTAATACCCGTGTGGATGTGAATGCTACAGGAACGATCGCGTCAGGTACGATCGTTCTTCCCGACACCAGCTTCATCCAAAATAGCCTCACCGAGCTACCTGAAAATCAGATTGACACAAATACCCTCCTCGCTAATAGCTGCATTGTGCGCCGCAATCAACCCACACAAGGTAGCTTCACGATCACTGGAGCAGGTGGACTTCCACAACGCCCCGGCGATACCCAAATGTCCAACTTTCCAATCGTCAGCGTGGAAACGCCGCCTGATACTGAGCCAACTTCCAATCGAGTTTGGCAAAAAGGGGACGCGATCGTTGAGCCGCAAGGTGTCTATCGCTTACCCAACGGCAAACTTGTTCTCAGCCGCAACTGTTTCTAG
- a CDS encoding class I SAM-dependent methyltransferase: protein MQNQEPAIIFDEERASTYDTRAAKIAPLRDTLNLLTRLILSDLPANARVLCVGVGTGLELIYLAQEFPQWQFTAVEPATAMLNICRQKAEACGVASRCTWHEGYLDSLPASASFDAATCLLVSHFFMQQAQRQKFFSQIAARLRPQGYLVSADVASDMSTSAYQSLREAWTQMLKYAEYPDEDVKQFLDSHGRDVAVLPPHEVASIIASGGFEPPVLFLQTLFIHAWYTRRTSLD from the coding sequence ATGCAGAATCAAGAGCCAGCAATTATCTTTGACGAAGAACGCGCTTCGACCTACGACACAAGAGCAGCTAAAATTGCTCCACTGCGTGACACACTTAATCTACTGACACGCTTAATCCTTTCTGATCTTCCTGCGAACGCGCGAGTTCTTTGTGTTGGTGTCGGAACTGGTTTGGAGTTGATTTATCTTGCCCAGGAGTTTCCACAGTGGCAATTCACAGCGGTCGAGCCTGCAACTGCGATGCTTAATATTTGTCGTCAGAAAGCGGAAGCGTGCGGGGTTGCGTCACGTTGCACTTGGCACGAAGGCTACCTCGACTCATTGCCCGCATCCGCGTCATTCGACGCGGCGACTTGCCTTCTGGTTTCTCACTTCTTCATGCAGCAAGCGCAGAGACAAAAATTCTTCAGTCAGATTGCTGCACGACTTCGTCCTCAAGGGTATTTAGTGAGTGCGGATGTAGCTTCCGATATGTCTACTTCAGCCTATCAAAGCCTGCGCGAGGCTTGGACTCAAATGCTGAAGTATGCCGAATATCCGGATGAGGATGTTAAACAATTTCTTGACTCTCACGGTCGAGATGTTGCTGTGCTACCCCCTCACGAAGTCGCGTCCATCATTGCATCAGGCGGTTTTGAACCCCCTGTATTGTTCTTGCAGACTCTTTTTATTCATGCTTGGTATACAAGGCGAACATCACTAGATTAG
- a CDS encoding glucose 1-dehydrogenase: protein MSQKLSGKIALVTGGTSGIGLATAKQFVAEGAYVFITGRRQTELDAAVNEIGKNVMGIQGDVSNLTDLDRLYATIKQEQGRLDVIFANAGSGQLMPLGSITEEHFDKTFNTNVKGLLFTVQKALPLIPEGASIILNASTTSLMGTPAFSVYSATKAAVRSFARNWTLDLKGRQIRVNAVSPGVTPTPAYNLLGLSEEHLKEFVESQANNIPLGRVGKPDEIAKAVVFLASDDSSFVNGIELFVDGGMAQI from the coding sequence ATGTCACAAAAACTCTCAGGAAAAATCGCCCTCGTTACAGGTGGCACCAGCGGTATTGGGCTTGCCACTGCTAAGCAATTTGTTGCGGAAGGCGCGTATGTTTTTATCACGGGTCGTCGTCAGACTGAACTGGATGCGGCTGTAAACGAGATTGGTAAGAACGTCATGGGCATTCAGGGCGATGTCTCTAATCTGACAGACCTCGATCGGCTTTACGCCACGATCAAGCAAGAGCAAGGTCGCTTGGATGTAATCTTTGCGAATGCTGGCAGTGGACAACTCATGCCGCTCGGATCGATCACCGAAGAACACTTTGACAAAACCTTCAACACCAATGTCAAGGGGCTACTTTTCACCGTGCAGAAGGCACTGCCACTGATACCAGAGGGCGCTTCCATCATCTTGAATGCCTCAACAACCTCCCTCATGGGCACCCCAGCCTTCAGCGTGTATAGCGCCACCAAAGCTGCCGTGCGATCGTTTGCCCGCAACTGGACACTCGACCTCAAAGGTCGCCAGATTCGAGTGAATGCGGTCAGCCCTGGTGTCACTCCAACTCCCGCTTACAATCTCTTGGGACTCAGTGAAGAGCATCTAAAAGAATTTGTGGAGAGTCAAGCTAACAATATCCCATTGGGACGAGTTGGCAAGCCCGACGAGATCGCCAAAGCCGTTGTCTTTCTCGCTTCCGATGACAGCAGCTTTGTCAACGGCATTGAGCTATTCGTCGATGGTGGCATGGCACAAATCTAA